A genomic region of Vitis vinifera cultivar Pinot Noir 40024 chromosome 7, ASM3070453v1 contains the following coding sequences:
- the LOC100258480 gene encoding disease resistance protein RPM1, with the protein MAEIAVNLVIDKLLPLLDQEARLLGGVHTQVEDIKTELLYIQAFLMDADAKAEKADVSQGLKTWIQDLRETAYSIEDVIDEYLLHLGNPNRRHGFIGFLYKVARLIKKLIRRHEIASKIHDIQKKVHKLREISSSNGFNKPFESGSTSSKGSAPQPDPPVTSLFIDDSEIVGIGSQKNELISRLVKGTLKRTVISVVGMGGLGKTTLAKKVYANMRVVKHFDCHAWITVSQSFQMKELLRRMMEKFYEARKEKVPEDINRMDNESLITQVREYLQDKRYVVVFDDVWKAGFWESITPALPENKKGSRIIITTRKDDVATCCKDDYIHRLPHLSPDSSRELFCKKAFQGRCPPELKKLSDDIVKRCGGLPLAIVAIGGLLSRKEKIVSLWKKFSDSLGSELESNSHLESINTILSLSYYDLPYHLKSCFLYLAIFPEDYTIKCGILTRLWIAEGFVKTKRGVTLEETAEGFLTELIRRSLVQVSDVYIDGNIKRCHIHDLMREIILKKAEELSFFSVMAGEASCFDGRFRRLSVQNSSNNVLDIPSKKSHIRSIFLYNSEMFSLGTLASKFKFLKVLDLGGAPLERIPEDLGNLLHLRYLSLRKTRVRMLPRSIGKLQNLQTLDLKYSLVEDLPVEINRLQKLCNILCFDYAYKADLRWDSVRGVHVKEGIGGLEDLQKLTAVDVTHGVQIITELGKLRQLRKLGITKLSRGNGQRLCASISNMVHLKYLSVCSLSEDEILDIQYMSNPPPFLSTVYLMGRLERLPDWISKLPSLVRVILTRSNLANDPMQVFQALPSLQALSLFQTSVVEQLCFGATGIQKLKRLRIYDLIGLKRVKIEDGTLPLLEELMIGRCPQLEELPSGIRHLSKLTTLTFFDLQEELRLGMIRDQGRNFEIVKHIPYIHFFES; encoded by the coding sequence ATGGCGGAGATTGCCGTCAACCTCGTCATCGACAAGTTGCTCCCATTACTAGATCAAGAAGCCAGACTATTGGGAGGCGTCCACACACAAGTTGAAGACATTAAAACAGAGCTACTATATATTCAAGCTTTCCTAATGGATGCAGATGCAAAGGCGGAGAAAGCAGATGTCAGCCAAGGCCTTAAAACTTGGATTCAAGACTTAAGGGAGACTGCTTATTCCATAGAAGATGTCATCGATGAATACTTGCTTCACTTGGGAAATCCAAATCGACGGCATGGTTTCATTGGTTTCCTTTACAAAGTTGCTCgcttgataaaaaaattaatacgaCGCCATGAGATAGCCTCCAAGATCCATGATATCCAGAAAAAGGTTCATAAGCTCAGAGAAATAAGTTCAAGTAATGGCTTTAATAAACCATTTGAATCAGGTTCAACCAGCAGCAAAGGAAGTGCTCCACAGCCTGATCCTCCAGTGACTTCTCTTTTCATCGACGACTCTGAAATTGTTGGCATCGGATCTCAGAAAAATGAACTGATAAGCAGGCTGGTGAAGGGAACTCTAAAACGAACTGTGATTTCGGTTGTCGGAATGGGTGGACTTGGCAAAACCACTCTTGCCAAGAAGGTTTATGCAAATATGAGAGTGGTGAAACACTTTGATTGCCATGCTTGGATCACTGTGTCTCAGTCTTTCCAGATGAAGGAGCTGCTGCGCCGTATGATGGAGAAATTCTATGAAGCAAGGAAGGAAAAAGTTCCTGAGGATATCAACAGAATGGACAACGAGTCGCTGATTACCCAAGTCAGGGAATATTTACAAGATAAGAGGTATGTGGTTGTTTTTGACGATGTATGGAAAGCAGGATTTTGGGAAAGTATTACACCTGCGTtaccagaaaataaaaaaggcagCAGGATAATAATCACTACCCGTAAAGATGACGTAGCCACTTGTTGTAAGGATGATTACATCCACAGGCTGCCACATCTTTCACCTGATAGTTCCCGGGAACTCTTTTGCAAGAAGGCATTTCAGGGTAGATGTCCCCCAGAATTAAAGAAATTGTCTGATGATATTGTCAAAAGATGTGGAGGACTGCCACTAGCAATTGTAGCAATTGGTGGTCTTTTGTCAAGAAAAGAGAAGATTGTGTCCTTATGGAAAAAATTCAGTGACAGCCTTGGGTCTGAGTTGGAAAGTAATTCCCATCTTGAAAGTATCAATACCATTCTCTCTCTCAGTTATTATGATCTGCCTTACCACCTCAAGTCATGTTTCTTGTATTTGGCAATCTTTCCAGAGGACTACACAATTAAATGTGGGATCCTTACTCGGCTGTGGATTGCTGAGGGTTTTGTAAAGACGAAGAGAGGTGTGACGCTAGAAGAGACTGCAGAAGGATTCTTGACTGAGCTCATACGCAGGAGCTTAGTTCAAGTGTCAGACGTATATATCGATGGAAATATTAAAAGATGCCACATTCATGACTTGATGCGTGAGATTATTCTCAAAAAGGCTGAGGAGTTGAGTTTTTTTTCTGTAATGGCTGGAGAAGCCTCGTGTTTTGATGGAAGATTTAGGCGCCTATCAGTTCAGAATAGCTCAAATAATGTGCTAGACATTCCCAGTAAAAAGTCTCACATCCGctccatttttctttacaaCTCTGAGATGTTTTCTCTGGGCACATTGGCTTCAAAATTTAAGTTTCTGAAAGTATTGGATCTTGGTGGTGCTCCTTTGGAGAGAATTCCTGAAGATTTGGGAAATCTGTTGCATTTGAGATACTTAAGCCTGAGGAAGACAAGAGTGAGGATGCTTCCAAGGTCCATAGGCAAACTACAAAACCTACAGACTTTGGATCTGAAATATTCCCTTGTAGAAGATCTTCCTGTTGAGATCAATAGGCTTCAAAAGCTGTGCAATATTCTATGCTTTGATTATGCTTATAAGGCTGATTTGAGATGGGATTCTGTTAGAGGAGTGCATGTAAAGGAGGGTATTGGGGGTTTGGAAGACTTGCAGAAGCTGACTGCTGTGGACGTAACTCATGGGGTGCAGATAATAACAGAGTTGGGAAAGCTGAGGCAGTTGAGGAAGCTGGGTATTACAAAACTTTCTAGAGGAAATGGGCAGCGTTTGTGTGCCTCCATTTCAAACATGGTCCACCTTAAATATTTGTCTGTTTGTTCGCTGAGTGAAGATGAGATTCTGGATATACAGTATATGTCAAATCCACCTCCGTTTCTTTCAACTGTCTACTTAATGGGGCGTTTGGAGAGGTTACCTGACTGGATTTCTAAACTTCCAAGTTTAGTAAGAGTAATCTTAACTCGTTCTAACTTAGCGAACGATCCAATGCAAGTCTTTCAAGCCCTGCCTAGCCTGCAGGCGCTTTCCCTATTCCAAACCTCTGTCGTTGAGCAATTGTGTTTTGGGGCAACGGGGATTCAGAAACTTAAGAGGCTCCGTATCTATGACTTGATTGGACTGAAGAGGGTGAAAATAGAAGATGGAACATTGCCCCTTCTGGAGGAGCTTATGATTGGGCGTTGCCCACAACTGGAGGAGCTGCCCTCTGGCATCCGCCACCTCAGTAAGCTCACAACTCTTACATTTTTTGATTTGCAGGAAGAATTGAGACTTGGTATGATACGCGACCAAGGCAGAAATTTTGAGATTGTTAAGCACATTCCATACATCCATTTCTTCGAGAGCTAG